From one Plasmodium yoelii strain 17X genome assembly, chromosome: 12 genomic stretch:
- a CDS encoding reticulocyte binding protein, putative — MKKYIYIISLAAFFISFDIIYATKIEENKNKNAQKLNNYNPYHNLKESDFDNSNFSNEKQYDNENNSINNEKYIQPHSINNNSLLNKKDINNAKLTLYNKTNNIDDFRNFNHEHEKTNNNLTEIKKSFLQINIVSQVSHEVFNMIEVLYGVNDNDNVLWPFYKPIYSSKYIVKIFDKFNIHQTSSKKIKMKKDHDQVFNKIAITNGSCITERDELIKQMGNMHNPLYNFYNNPPMDDYNLYKSSKNKFVNCLKNNFESIKDELNNIISSEQKLYKMECTSNKKFHTITQKYSEFCKNTMNIGVTYKKKSEIPNDNDTIPFIDFLIEKLELKDYLKGIAIKLKFIKEQFKDIKNKYEKHIKIYEKEDASVKKCTEPTFIDNNCDNHFNNFKTRAESYGILDYNGSIIQNLEAIYYTYVESLDYFFKSIGEILIDKPDSNGNIIEKDGINDYDLSKPQSRLKVLEADFHTTFENTLDFYKNKRNRDNSNDINKNILLILPLMDQFTDLNKSMLKLKNDAASEKYVIITQIKQKLNQSTYDDKKTGFTSALKLAESWETKRLETIAKLNDKNEETVKLENEIRDLFKKYSDEVAEKKYIEELKLKLKETIKDIYKKKEYIKKAIDLKKEIENKNKYIDELGKKTPFQIEEYVKKKDTIYSTIKTELSEIYKGNIIELYNELSSVVQENTIDPIKNKKELETLKSEIDNVYNKIQNMKIEEVELHLKNIETSKNELSNLILEIIKYIFGEIDNDLNKTLKEFKNKEQELSNKINDYTKENDQLSVYQSKIIEIRKHYNDQINVDNTKGEEAKQNYDQSKEYAKKIPIKEDETSKFINEVTAMKNELLRKLKKYIDFDGAYKEKANSEHEKITELVKKIRIEISKYLVNNYEKKFNNIKKLIIETNKSIEEEYKNIDTLKKVDEYIKVCVHTNELISNFRNKQTILKDKLDKNINTVKETNSIDKLYTNQFENILTEKKTELDKTFTDAALNDHESNNNGLMEYFNKLKESLGKNKKNMLYQQFDEKEKAIDDIKKKNADINENVLKIEVAIYASIYNISDEMKREIGKSIESLNTQVIEKVKKNVTNLDEIKGKLKQYDFHDFGKEENIKYPDEINKIKNEIKTVSQQIDQHINKLEEIKKKSGSHIDEIKGKTDKFENVTDKTIYNKDPKEIEEKIKNIVTKIDEKKNIYIKINKLLDEISEIEKNNTSLKKVKDINVSYGQSLGKLFLEQIDEEKKKAGHMIKSMEEYMDDLDNIKKKSQEIENEMKINMDIKMYINKEMEALNISHDDDKQYHNISKKHEEKISDIHKNSLKIIQEFSTESNINDIKNELQKKVSESKNYNNDINQILSKIASIYNILKLNKIKKIIDKVKEYTNEIEKNNKNITVELSNSKTIIKELEDDSNLKDCKSKIGSTIDDDYVGECIKKITDLKTYILNKETNIANHFKNAEKYNENVLLNFNNIEMADNKAQYILKIKKNNGTNNHDYNITELKKHKDMSNGYKNEADTNIQAFKKNKELFEKYKQDVTVLLDKYYAIALKNKFDKTKNDSEQIIKEIKDTHTTFISQADKSEQKMKEIKNEKINIEDEVAKNDKSNKAIIDIQLSVQPFETKFLKIKDLRTKSDDCLKETKDIEKEISNLSIDTQETKLKENGEKLDTLEKLIESLKNKKKYIEGKKKELDEVNSKIEKIKIDVNKHKKNYEIGIVEKINEIAKANKNQIESTQKLIKPTIEKLISSFKTNDLKGINTDENLGKYNTEMGVIYNEFMESYNRIADYLKTVSKEPITYDDIKNTRINAQNELSKSIKIENKAKSYLNDIEANEFDRIVTHFKNKLNTVNDNFKNEYSKVNEGFDNISNSINNVKNSTDENLLLNILNQTKQIYANIVNQKYYSYKYEAENIFINIPKLANTLNIQIKNSSGIDLFKNINIAILPHLDSQKEDTLTFSPSPHNISKTYTKISDSYNTLLDILKRSQELQKKEQKTLNLIFENRLLYDKVQATNELKDTLSNLKNKKEQILNEVKLLLHKSNELNKLSCNFQNYDAILEPAKYDKIKEKSNNYEQEKNKLGIDFDVTAMEKKFNNDIKVIEELENNYKSSEKTNYNFSEENNNILQSKQKLKELTNEFNTEIKRIEDKVIEKNGLINKLIEIRKNCMLFTHTTLSETLKIKITDYSEFIASATKFSKEFLKYIDDISNSLNDDIGTLQIKYDLHQTKKYVTSIFAEATNDNNDLIEKEKEATQAIKNLTNLFTIDSNSIDANALHNNKLQMVYFNSELHKSIKSIKKLYKKMHVFKLLNIGQINEKYFDISKQFDDILQLQESELKENLNDLKKIGQKISDKKNKFLNELSETPIPNFNTLKEIYHEIVKYESQIDEIKNITNDENDNITLYMDIITKLMKKVESILNFVTTYENDSNVIKQHIQDNNENDVSKIKDNLKKTIESFQKILNKINEIKAQFYDNNNINNVISTISQDVIDVKKHISKDLTIENELIEIQKSLEDIKNSTYDIRSEQIAKYVNTIRNYVEQQTKKIQNNPNKDEIDDIIQQIVNYNKESETKLPTITGNKNNDTSIISRINKFINLIKSEYNNNDNVSYNVAKKLEEDVNNIILDLDKSQNMLKDLIQQNLKIIDDLKNKKQEIENSNNLQTINREQEITQTEHVNNTYHHDINETNDINQNHQYSNSDKKEYSKTRDTGNSVRYAGAIAFGLVTCYVIIRIKEKRDKDEMEFDKSKGFYDDGESALFEREDEVIEVYMDEDL; from the exons atgaaaaaatatatttatattattagtttggctgcattttttatttccttcg ATATAATTTATGCAACAAAAATTgaggaaaataaaaacaaaaatgcCCAAAAGTTAAACAATTATAATCCATACcataatttaaaagaaaGTGATTTTGATAATTCAAACTTTTCAAATGAAAAACAAtatgataatgaaaataattccattaataatgaaaaatatatacagcCACATTCAATAAATAACAACTCCCttctaaataaaaaagacaTAAACAATGCAAAACTCacattatataataagaCAAATAATATTGATGATTTTAGAAATTTTAATCATGAAcatgaaaaaacaaataacaaCTTAACTGAAATTAAAAAGTcttttttacaaataaaCATTGTATCTCAAGTAAGTCATGAAGTATTCAATATGATCGAAGTTCTATATGGTGTAAATGATAATGACAATGTGCTATGGCCTTTTTACAAACCTATATATTCttctaaatatattgtaaaaatattcGATAAATTCAATATACATCAAACTTctagtaaaaaaattaaaatgaaGAAAGATCATGACCAggtttttaataaaatcgCAATAACAAACGGATCATGCATAACCGAAAGAGATGAGCTAATAAAACAAATGGGCAATATGCACAAtcctttatataatttttataataatccTCCGATGGATGACTACAACTTATATAAATCATCAAAAAACAAGTTTGtaaattgtttaaaaaataattttgaaagcATAAAAGATGaactaaataatattatttcgAGTGAACAAAAACTGTATAAAATGGAATGCACAAGTAACAAAAAGTTCCATACTATTACTCAGAAATATTCtgaattttgtaaaaatacaATGAATATCGGTGtaacttataaaaaaaaatcggaAATTCCCAACGATAATGATACTATTCCATTTATAGATTTTCTAATAGAAAAATTAGAACTAAAAGATTATCTAAAGGGTATTGCAATCAAACTAAAATTTATAAAGGAACAATTCAaggatattaaaaataaatatgaaaaacacataaaaatatacgaAAAAGAAGATGCTTCTGTGAAAAAATGTACAGAACCCACTTTTATTGATAATAATTGTGATAatcattttaataattttaaaacgAGAGCCGAGTCGTATGGTATTTTAGATTATAATGGTAGCATTATACAAAATTTAGAAgcaatatattatacttatgtGGAATCCTTAGAttacttttttaaatcaatAGGGGAAATATTAATAGACAAACCAGATTCaaatggaaatataatagaaaaagaTGGTATTAATGATTATGATTTGTCAAAACCACAATCTAGATTAAAAGTATTAGAAGCTGACTTCCATACAACATTTGAAAATACATTggatttttataaaaataaacgaaaTCGTGATAATTCCAAtgatataaacaaaaatatattattaattttaccACTTATGGATCAATTTACAGATTTAAATAAGTCTAtgctaaaattaaaaaatgatgccGCTTCagaaaaatatgtaattattactcaaataaaacaaaaattaaatcaaTCAActtatgatgataaaaaaacaGGATTTACATCTGCCCTCAAATTAGCAGAAAGTTGGGAAACGAAAAGACTCGAAACAATAGCGAAGTTAAACGATAAAAACGAAGAAACTGTTAAATTGGAAAATGAAATTAGagacttatttaaaaaatactcAGATGAGGTGGCtgaaaagaaatatatagaagaattaaaattaaaattaaaagaaacaATAAAagacatatataaaaaaaaggaatatattaaaaaagcaATTGACTTAAAGAAGGAAATAGAAAATAAGAATAAATACATTGATGAATTAGGTAAAAAGACGCCATTTCAAATTGAGGAATATGTAAAGAAAAAAGATACAATATATAGTACAATAAAAACAGAGTTATCCGAAATTTATAAAGGTAACATTATTGAGCTTTACAATGAATTGTCTTCTGTAGTTCAAGAAAATACCATTGAtcctataaaaaataaaaaagaactTGAAACTTTAAAATCGGAAATagataatgtatataataaaatccAAAACATGAAAATTGAAGAAGTTGAACTACATCTAAAGAATATAGAAACTAGCAAAAATGAACTATCAAACTTAATtttagaaataataaaatatatatttggaGAAATTGACAACGATCtaaataaaacattaaaagaatttaaaaataaagaacaagaactatcaaataaaataaatgactATACTAAGGAAAATGACCAATTAAGTGTATATCaatcaaaaataatagaaatcAGAAAACATTATAATGATCAAATTAATGTAGACAATACAAAGGGAGAAGAAGCAAAACAAAACTATGACCAATCCAAAGAATACGCCAAGAAAATACCTATCAAAGAAGATGAAACATCAAAATTCATCAATGAAGTAACAGCTATGAAAAACGAACTCTTACGTaaattaaagaaatatattgatTTTGACGGAGCTTATAAAGAAAAGGCTAACTCAGAACACGAAAAAATTACCGaattagtaaaaaaaataagaattgAAATTTCAAAATACCTGGTGAATAACTATGAAAagaaatttaataatattaagaaattaattattgaaaCAAATAAATCCATTGAAgaggaatataaaaatatcgaTACTCTTAAAAAGGtagatgaatatataaaagtatGTGTTCATACAAATGAATTAATATCAAATTTTCGTAATAAACAAACTATATTAAAAGACAaattagataaaaatattaataccGTAAAAGAAACTAATTCAATAGATAAACTTTATACAAACCagtttgaaaatatattaacagaAAAAAAGACAGAATTAGATAAAACATTTACAGATGCCGCTTTAAATGATCACGAATCAAATAACAATGGATTAATGGAATATTTCAATAAATTAAAGGAAAGTttaggaaaaaataaaaaaaacatgctATATCAACAATTcgatgaaaaagaaaaagctATTGATGatattaagaaaaaaaatgcagatataaatgaaaatgttttaaaaatcgAAGTAGCGATTTATGCAtcaatttataatattagtGACGAAATGAAAAGAGAAATTGGAAAAAGTATAGAATCACTAAATACCCAAGTAATTGAAAAGGTAAAAAAAAACGTAACCAATTTGGATGAAATAAAGggaaaattaaaacaatatGATTTTCATGATTTTGggaaagaagaaaatataaaatatcctgatgaaattaacaaaattaaaaatgaaattaagaCTGTAAGCCAACAAATCGATcagcatataaataaattagaggaaataaaaaaaaagtcagGGAGCCATATTGACGAAATAAAAGGAAAAACAGACAAATTCGAAAATGTAACAGATAAAACCATATATAACAAGGATCCAAAAGaaattgaagaaaaaataaaaaatatagtaacaaaaatagatgaaaaaaaaaatatatatataaaaataaataaattattagatGAAATATcagaaatagaaaaaaataacacatcgttaaaaaaagtaaaagaTATAAATGTATCATATGGACAAAGTTTAGGCAAACTATTTTTGGAACAAATTGATgaagaaaagaaaaaggCTGGACACATGATAAAATCAATGGAAGAATATATGGATGAtcttgataatataaaaaaaaaatcacaagaaatagaaaatgaaatgaaaataaacatggacataaaaatgtacataaataaagaaatggAAGCGCTTAATATATCACATGACGACGACAAACAATATCACAATATAAGTAAAAAGCATGAAGAAAAAATTTCTGATATCCATAAAAattctttaaaaataatacaagaGTTTTCTACGGaatcaaatataaatgatattaaaaacGAGTTACAGAAAAAGGTTTCTGAAtccaaaaattataataatgatattaatCAAATTTTAAGCAAAATTGCgagcatatataatattttaaaattaaataaaattaaaaaaattattgatAAAGTAAAAGAATATACTAATGAAATTgaaaagaataataaaaacataacTGTTGAATTAAGTAATTCAAAAACAATAATTAAAGAACTCGAAGACGATTCAAATTTAAAAGATTGTAAATCGAAAATAGGATCAACAATAGATGATGATTATGTTGGTGAATGTATAAAGAAGATTACAGATTTAAaaacttatattttaaacaAAGAAACTAATATCGCCaatcattttaaaaatgcCGAAAAgtataatgaaaatgtattattaaactttaataatatagaaatgGCTGATAATAAAGCACAatacatattaaaaattaaaaaaaataatggcaCTAATAACCATGATTATAATATCACAGAATTGAAAAAACACAAAGATATGTCTAATGGTTATAAAAATGAGGCTGATACAAATATACaagcatttaaaaaaaataaggaattatttgaaaaatataaacaagaTGTAACTGTActtttagataaatattatgcaatagcattaaaaaataaatttgataaaacaaaaaatgattCAGAACAAATCATAAAGGAAATAAAAGACACACACACCACTTTTATATCCCAAGCAGACAAATCTGAACAAAAAAtgaaggaaataaaaaatgaaaaaattaatattgaagATGAAGTCgctaaaaatgataaatctAATAAAgcaataatagatattcaaCTATCCGTACAGCCATTCGAAACAAAATTCTTAAAAATAAAGGATCTAAGAACAAAATCAGATGATTGTTTAAAAGAGACCAAAGACATAGAGAAAGAAATATCAAATTTATCTATAGATACTCAAGAAACAAAACTAAAAGAGAACGGGGAGAAATTAGATACCCTTGAGAAACTTATAGAATctctcaaaaacaaaaaaaaatatattgaaggcaaaaaaaaagaattagaTGAAGTCAATTccaaaattgaaaaaataaaaatcgaTGTAAACaagcataaaaaaaattacgaAATTGGAAttgtagaaaaaataaatgaaatcgCCAAAGCAAATAAAAACCAAATTGAATCAAcacaaaaattaataaaaccAACAATAGAAAAGCTAATATCTTCTTTTAAAACTAATGATTTAAAAGGTATTAACACTGATGAAAACCtaggaaaatataatacagaAATGGGTGTCATATATAATGAGTTTATGGAATCATACAATCGAATAGCAGATTATTTAAAAACGGTTTCAAAAGAACCCATAACATAtgatgatattaaaaatacgCGAATTAACGCACAAAATGAACTCTcaaaaagtataaaaattgaaaataaagcCAAATCCTATTTAAATGATATAGAAGCAAATGAATTTGATAGAATAGTCacacattttaaaaacaaattaaatactgtgaatgataattttaaaaacgaATATTCAAAAGTTAACGAAGGGtttgataatatttcaaACTCTATTAATAATGTTAAAAACTCAACtgatgaaaatttattattaaatatactaAACCAAACAAAACAGATATATGCAAATATTGTcaatcaaaaatattatagttATAAATATGAGGCagaaaacatatttataaatattccgAAATTagcaaatactttaaatattcaaataaaaaacagTTCAGGAAtagatttatttaaaaacattaATATAGCTATATTACCTCACTTGGATTCCCAAAAAGAAGATACGCTAACATTTAGTCCATCTCCACATAACATATCAAAaacatatacaaaaataagcGATTCTTACAATACTCTTcttgatatattaaaaagaaGTCAAGAATTGCAgaaaaaagaacaaaaaacATTAAATCTTATATTCGAAAACCGACTTTTATATGACAAAGTCCAAGCAACCAATGAATTAAAAGACACATTAagtaatttaaaaaataaaaaagaacaaaTATTAAATGAAGTTAAACTACTTTTACATAAATCTAAtgaattaaacaaattatcATGCAACTTTCAAAATTATGATGCAATTTTAGAACCAGCAAAGTATGATAAAATCAAAGAAAAAAGCAATAATTATGAacaggaaaaaaataaacttgGAATAGATTTTGATGTAACAGctatggaaaaaaaatttaataatgatattaaaGTTATAGAagaattagaaaataattacaaATCTTCAGAAAAAACTAATTACAATTTTTCAGAGgaaaacaataatattttacaatCTAAACAAAAACTAAAAGAACTAACTAACGAATTTAATACTGAAATAAAAAGAATTGAGGATAAagtaatagaaaaaaatggtttaattaataaattaatagaaATTAGAAAGAACTGCATGCTTTTTACACATACAACATTATCCGAGACTCttaaaatcaaaataactGATTACTCGGAATTCATAGCGTCTGCAACTAAATTTTCAaaagaatttttaaaatacatTGATGATATTTCCAATTCTTTAAATGATGATATAGGAACAttgcaaataaaatatgatttacatcaaacaaaaaaatatgtaacaAGTATATTTGCAGAAGCAactaatgataataatgatttaatagaaaaggaaaaagaaGCAACTCAGGCAATTAAAAATTTGACCAATCTATTTACAATAGATTCAAATAGCATCGATGCTAATGCATTACACAATAATAAACTACAAATGGTTTATTTCAATTCTGAACTTCATAAATCAATCAAATCCATAAAAAaactttataaaaaaatgcatgtctttaaattattaaatataggtcaaattaatgaaaaatattttgatatatcCAAACAATTTGATGATATTTTACAGCTTCAGGAAAgtgaattaaaagaaaatttaaatgatttaaaGAAAATTGGTCAAAAAATTTCTGataaaaagaataaattCCTTAATGAACTAAGTGAAACTCCAATTCCCAACTTCAATACACTTAAAGAGATATATCATGAAATTGTTAAGTATGAAAGTCAGatagatgaaataaaaaatattactaaCGATGAAAATGACAATATAACCTTATATATGGATATAATTACTAAATTAATGAAAAAGGTAGAAAGcattttaaattttgttaCAACTTATGAAAATGATAGTAATGTAATCAAACAACATATTCAAGacaataatgaaaatgatgtaTCAAAAATTAaggataatttaaaaaaaacaattgaATCATTTCAGAAAAttctaaataaaataaatgaaatcaAAGCTCaattttatgataataacaatataaataatgttatatcTACCATATCACAAGATGTAATTGAtgttaaaaaacatatttctAAAGATTTAACTATAGAAAACGAACTTATCGAAATACAAAAGAGTTTAgaagatattaaaaattctactTATGATATCAGGAGCGAACAAATAGCAAAATATGTCAATACTATACGAAACTATGTTGAACAACaaactaaaaaaattcaaaataatCCAAATAAAGACGAAATAGACGATATAATACAACAAATCGTcaattataataaagaatCAGAAACAAAATTACCCACCATTACaggtaataaaaataatgatacaTCAATAATCTCTCGTATTAACAAATTCATTAATTTAATCAAATCagaatataataacaatgaTAATGTATCATATAATGTTGCCAAAAAACTTGAAGAAGATGTCAATAACATAATTCTTGATTTAGATAAGAGTCAAAACATGCTTAAAGATTTAATACagcaaaatttaaaaattatagacgatttaaaaaataaaaaacaggAGATagaaaatagtaataatttaCAGACTATTAATAGGGAACAAGAAATAACGCAAACAGAACATGTTAACAATACATATCATCATGATATTAATGAAACAAACGATATAAATCAAAATCACCAATACTCAAACTCagataaaaaagaatattcCAAAACAAGAGATACAGGAAATTCGGTTAGATATGCCGGAGCAATTGCATTTGGTTTAGTAACATGTTATGtaattataagaataaaagaaaaaagggATAAAGATGAAATGGAATTCGATAAATCTAAAGGTTTTTACGATGACGGTGAAAGTGCGCTTTTTGAAAGAGAAGATGAAGTTATAGAAGTATATATGGATGAGGATTTATGA
- a CDS encoding fam-b protein: MRVSILKYVFFSIIICFFEYDKNELCLERSIINFRNNRVLAYADNQFDLNDFYQSTLSLANQFNEYNDYDYNDDKEISFLRNTINSHIKKHKENNALPDLNNVDKRTRKLINELRAELEEVKKELDNKRNNEIVIRQKKKKITKKDKKNYASEDENSEESENEENSLETKNDQDKKTTRKILKRGMLLIGISIMALMSGTLLIPFIVLITLISADSAIKIKKLTKFKLSKLFK; the protein is encoded by the exons atgagagtcagtattttaaaatatgtttttttttcaattattatttgtttttttgaatatgacaaaaat GAATTATGCCTTGAAAGGagtataataaattttagaaACAATAGGGTATTAGCATATGCAGACAATCAATTCgatttaaatgatttttatcAATCAACTTTGAGTCTTGCAAATcaatttaatgaatataatgaCTATGACTATAACGATGACAAAGAAATATCATTTCTTCGAAATACTATAAATTCACATATAAAGAAgcataaagaaaataatgcATTACCcgatttaaataatgtagATAAGAGAACTAGAAAGTTAATTAATGAACTTCGAGCAGAATTAGAAGAAGTAAAAAAAGAGCTTGATAATAAAAGGAATAATGAAATAGTAATacgacaaaaaaaaaaaaaaataacaaaaaaagataaaaagaATTATGCATCAGAGGATGAAAACTCTGAAGAAtctgaaaatgaagaaaattcACTGGAGACAAAAAATGATCAAGATAAAAAAACAACCAGAAAAATATTGAAGAGGGGAATGCTGTTGATTGGAATTTCTATTATGGCTTTAATGTCAGGGACGTTATTAATACCATTTATAGTTTTAATTACACTAATTTCAGCTGACTCAGctattaaaattaagaaactcactaaatttaaattgtccaaattatttaaataa
- a CDS encoding PIR protein, with product MAISNCQKFDNFRKLFQDDLKESREYKFNSGTFKKYCPNSNCGSDTDIVNAGCLWLFYEFFGKLGTTVDPNTYKGDVLCIMIWLSYILSLKPPDNITKLNDFYSNHIQNNEKYTTRNVNDEGYDSYKDIIDKIKEYMDININHMSKFYELLKLLCNMNTAYTKSKSTDFSQHANKFVYEYEKLLNDDNNIDNSSYDKILNVFSNYYNQFEKGRAPSKAQMERPQLPTEKTSKNVEGGSSKEIRTAEPSIEKGQSNTVTTILSSNTTLSISSLVNKLIPISFILVITIILLGIAYKYSLCGFRKRSQKQQIREKLKK from the exons ATGGCAATTAGTAAT TGCCAAAAGTTTGACAATTTCAGGAAGCTTTTTCAAGATGATTTAAAAGAATCTAgagaatataaatttaattctGGAACGTTCAAGAAATATTGTCCTAATAGTAATTGTGGTAGTGATACCGATATAGTTAACGCTGGCTGCTTATggttattttatgaatttttcGGTAAACTTGGTACCACAGTTGATCCTAATACTTATAAGGGTGATGTTTTAtgtattatgatatggttaagttatatattAAGCCTAAAGCCACCTGATAATATCACAAAATTAAACGATTTTTATTCTAATCATATACAAAATAACGAGAAGTACACTACGCGTAATGTTAATGATGAAGGATATGACAGTTATAAGGATATCATAGATAAAATAAAGGAGTATAtggatattaatattaatcatatgtctaaattttatgaattacttaaattattatgtaatatgAATACTGCTTATACGAAAAGTAAAAGTACCGATTTTTCACAACATgctaataaatttgtttatgaatatgaaaaactccttaatgatgataataatattgacaACAGTTCATAcgataaaatattaaatgttttttccaattattataatcaatTTGAAAAAGGCAGAGCTCCTAGTAAAGCACAAATGGAACGTCCTCAATTACCAACAGAAAAAACATCCAAAAATGTTGAAGGAGGAAGTTCTAAAGAAATAAGAACAGCTGAGCCCTCTATTGAAAAAGGTCAATCAAATACTGTAACGACAATTCTGAGTTCTAACACTACATTATCAATCTCATCactagtaaataaattaattccaatttcatttatattggttataacaataattttattaggaattgcatataag tattcgttatgtggatttcggaaacgatctcaaaaacaacaaataagagaaaagctaaaaaaataa
- a CDS encoding PIR protein: MNEKVCRMFLTLRNSLSDKLDDKRNYKFINKKNFDEYCTNDKCSNNIEKINAGCLFLFDAFFKDSSAFSYYTKNNINIVEYIIIWLSNMLSLIEDKENNSRNFLYTTYINNDKYTNPISGVEGHYNSYKDLLDKKNIMNMDMKIISKLYDAFNTLCMLYIEFNANKSDCNKYLKYADEFVEKYKKLNNVYDINKDNPYYKLLSTLSNDYNNLKKEYTSSVFNCKNFPSLPTIENNHHIESSGLISEDASSSSSITNKLFIVLSIFGAIAFFLGISYKYSLFGFRKRVQKQYLREKIKNIKKIMNQ, translated from the exons atgaatgagaaagtg TGTAGAATGTTCCTTACTCTAAGGAACTCCCTTTCCGATAAATTGGACGataaaagaaattataaatttattaataaaaaaaatttcgaTGAGTATTGTACTAATGACAAATGTAGTAATAATatcgaaaaaattaatgctggatgtttatttttgtttgatGCATTCTTTAAGGATTCTTCTGCGTTTTCgtattatacaaaaaataacatcaatattgttgaATACATTATCATATGGTTAAGTAATATGTTAAGCCTAATCGAAGATAAAGAAAACAACAGTCGAAATTTTTTGTATactacatatataaataatgataagtATACAAATCCTATATCTGGTGTTGAAGGTCATTATAATAGTTATAAGGATCttttagataaaaaaaatatcatgaATATGgatatgaaaattatatctaaattatatgatgcatttaataCATTATGTATGTTGTATATTGAATTTAATGCAAACAAGTCAGATTGCAACAAATATTTGAAATATGCTGATgaatttgttgaaaaatataaaaaacttaATAACGTTtatgatattaataaagataatccatattataaattattgtctacactatcaaatgattacaataatttaaaaaaggaatatactAGCAGTGTTTttaattgtaaaaatttTCCATCCCTTCCGACGATAGAAAACAATCATCATATAGAAAGTTCTGGACTAATTTCTGAAGAtgcatcatcaagttcgtcgataacaaacaaattatttatagttttatcgatatttggtgcaatagcattttttttaggaatttcttataag tattcgctatttggatttcggaaacgagttcaaaaacaatatttaagagaaaaaataaaaaatataaagaagataaTGAaccaataa